A single window of Watersipora subatra chromosome 11, tzWatSuba1.1, whole genome shotgun sequence DNA harbors:
- the LOC137408019 gene encoding uncharacterized protein, protein MAAENRKDYDQVKEALLKRYNLMEEGYRKRFRESKAEHDETPQQFLVRLSTYIDKWVELSNCKDLKELNLREQFIVACPTDLAVHLKEMKFDSCKELAEAADRYLTTHGRKMSFIRKTTPNETTITGHSYNEKGHIANRCNKKPQKYCAHCTMNNHNTAECRRLKTPTHKAGVAEGETNPEGQNTDEIKLSGKRYVQVACCKGKVGKMENGVNLVGGYVNGKQVEMIRDTGCTTVVVKKSLVKADQYTGEEGYLRMADNTAGKLPFAKISIDTPFYQGDVMAMVMETPIHDLMLGNISGARSPCDPLPEQDQECSVVTRAQAIENKRGEKPLSVVSNENIEVNREDLIKSQREDDSLKRLYDATEAITKGKQQTRFMVKKDILYREYYHPGYNSGQPIKQVVVPKTLRVAVMRHAHDSLLSGHLGIRKTTDRILTNFFWPGLHDEVTRFCRSCDICQRTVKKGSVQKVPLQRTPLIETPFKRCAVDLIGPINPPSEKGHRYILTLVDYATRYPEAVPLKEISSEAVAEALIDFYSRVGIPEEVISDRGT, encoded by the coding sequence ATGGCGGCAGAGAATAGGAAGGACTACGATCAGGTGAAGGAAGCTTTGTTAAAACGCTACAATCTCATGGAGGAAGGCTACAGAAAGCGATTCAGAGAGAGTAAAGCCGAGCACGACGAAACACCACAACAATTTCTAGTTCGACTCAGTACCTACATTGACAAGTGGGTGGAGCTATCGAACTGCAAAGACCTGAAAGAACTCAACTTGCGAGAACAATTCATAGTGGCATGTCCTACGGATCTTGCTGTACATCTAAAGGAGATGAAATTTGACAGCTGTAAAGAGTTGGCTGAAGCTGCTGACCGATACCTGACAACTCATGGTCGCAAGATGTCATTCAtaaggaagacaactccaaatgagaCAACAATCACCGGCCACAGTTATAACGAAAAGGGGCATATTGCAAATCGGTGTAATAAGAAGCCTCAAAAGTACTGCGCACACTGCACGATGAATAACCATAACACAGCCGAATGTCGAAGACTCAAGACACCTACGCACAAGGCGGGTGTGGCTGAAGGGGAGACAAATCCAGAAGGACAGAATACGGATGAAATTAAGCTAAGTGGGAAGCGTTACGTACAAGTAGCATGTTGTAAAGGTAAAGTTGGTAAAATGGAGAATGGAGTAAACCTGGTTGGAGGTTATGTAAATGGTAAGCAGGTGGAGATGATTAGAGATACTGGATGCACCACAGTAGTGGTCAAGAAATCACTGGTAAAAGCTGATCAGTACACAGGAGAAGAAGGATATCTACGAATGGCAGATAACACTGCTGGAAAACTGCCATTTGCCAAAATCAGCATCGATACACCATTCTATCAGGGAGATGTAATGGCGATGGTTATGGAGACACCCATTCACGATCTAATGCTTGGAAATATTTCAGGCGCTCGATCCCCATGTGATCCACTACCAGAACAGGATCAGGAGTGTTCTGTGGTTACACGCGCACAAGCTATAGAAAATAAACGAGGAGAAAAACCATTATCAGTTGTCAGCAATGAAAATATCGAAGTAAACAGAGAAGACCTCATCAAGTCACAGAGAGAAGATGATTCTCTAAAGAGGCTGTATGACGCTACAGAAGCAATAACGAAAGGCAAACAACAAACCAGGTTTATGGTGAAGAAGGACATCCTTTATCGTGAATATTATCACCCAGGGTATAACAGCGGACAGCCGATAAAACAAGTAGTTGTACCGAAAACTCTACGTGTCGCTGTGATGAGACACGCCCACGATTCTTTATTGAGTGGACATCTGGGAATCCGTAAAACTACTGATCGAATCCTAACCAACTTTTTCTGGCCGGGTCTACATGATGAGGTTACGAGATTCTGTCGATCCTGCGACATCTGTCAACGCACTGTAAAGAAAGGTTCAGTACAGAAGGTTCCCCTACAGCGGACTCCACTAATTGAGACTCCATTCAAGCGCTGCGCTGTCGACTTGATTGGACCGATTAACCCTCCGAGTGAAAAAGGGCATAGATATATACTAACTCTGGTGGACTACGCTACTCGATACCCTGAGGCTGTTCCACTGAAAGAGATAAGCTCAGAAGCAGTGGCTGAAGCTCTAATCGACTTTTACAGTCGGGTTGGAATACCTGAAGAAGTAATCAGTGATCGAGGGACCTAA